The following coding sequences are from one Leptospira mayottensis 200901116 window:
- a CDS encoding HAD-IA family hydrolase: MSYDKYLFLDVGDTILHLKKSAGETYFEILVEAGFKKEKNAQEFYRKAFLESWHKMHENSPPEHRDKYQFHPGGTQGWWKELLADFLERIPDRVSLEKAFPIIYNKFADPELWTVDPGFWKLKNYCKNENWGLGVISNWDHRLRALLEAKEISEYLNPIIVSAEFGYEKPSPKIFEEAMRLVRLSGDCLVYCGDKYELDVVVPRSLGWRSYLKNKKGDLESLSELIRFL, from the coding sequence GTGAGTTATGATAAGTATCTATTCTTAGATGTGGGAGATACGATTCTTCATCTGAAAAAATCTGCCGGTGAAACCTATTTTGAAATCCTCGTAGAAGCGGGGTTTAAAAAGGAAAAAAATGCGCAAGAGTTCTACAGGAAAGCATTCTTAGAATCATGGCATAAGATGCACGAGAATTCTCCGCCCGAACATAGGGATAAATATCAATTTCATCCGGGAGGAACTCAAGGTTGGTGGAAGGAATTACTCGCAGATTTTTTAGAAAGAATTCCGGACCGCGTTTCACTTGAAAAAGCGTTTCCGATCATCTATAACAAATTTGCGGATCCCGAACTTTGGACCGTAGATCCGGGATTTTGGAAACTCAAGAATTATTGTAAGAACGAAAATTGGGGACTCGGAGTAATTTCAAATTGGGATCACAGACTTAGAGCACTTTTAGAAGCAAAAGAAATATCAGAATATTTAAATCCTATAATAGTCAGTGCCGAGTTCGGATACGAAAAACCCTCTCCAAAAATTTTCGAAGAAGCAATGCGTTTGGTGAGGCTTTCTGGAGATTGTCTGGTTTATTGCGGAGACAAATACGAATTGGATGTTGTAGTTCCTAGATCCTTAGGCTGGAGATCCTATCTAAAAAATAAAAAAGGAGATTTGGAATCTCTTTCGGAATTAATTCGATTTTTATAG
- a CDS encoding DJ-1/PfpI family protein, which translates to MSGSNLSIGIFIFSNVTQLDFTGPYEVFSRIPNVKIFLFAQSKEPIVAESGMKWIPDYDFSNCPDFDILLVPGGAGTTLLMEEFEVLNFLKTKTENSKFITSVCTGSLVLAAAGLLDGYKATTHWLSLDVLKLFPVQISGERFVKDRNRITGSGVTAGIDFALFLTAELFGTELAEEIQLMIEYNPAPPFTSGHPTTATSHLVEKVKLSRETTQNRRKAAAIRILAFNKKTSKSGL; encoded by the coding sequence GTGTCAGGTTCTAATCTTTCCATCGGGATCTTTATCTTTTCGAATGTCACACAACTCGATTTTACGGGGCCTTATGAAGTTTTTTCAAGAATTCCAAACGTAAAGATATTTCTATTTGCTCAATCGAAGGAACCGATTGTGGCGGAATCGGGAATGAAATGGATCCCAGACTATGATTTTTCGAATTGCCCCGATTTCGACATTTTACTCGTACCGGGAGGTGCCGGAACTACCCTTCTTATGGAAGAATTTGAAGTCTTAAACTTCCTCAAAACAAAAACGGAAAATTCAAAATTTATCACTTCGGTTTGTACAGGTTCTTTGGTACTTGCTGCGGCAGGCCTTCTCGACGGATATAAGGCGACGACTCACTGGCTTTCCTTGGATGTTTTAAAATTGTTTCCGGTTCAGATTTCTGGCGAACGTTTTGTCAAAGATCGTAACCGGATCACCGGGAGTGGGGTTACTGCGGGAATCGACTTTGCCCTTTTTTTAACTGCTGAACTTTTTGGAACTGAACTTGCTGAAGAAATTCAACTTATGATCGAATACAACCCAGCTCCTCCTTTCACTTCGGGGCATCCGACGACCGCCACTTCTCATTTGGTGGAGAAAGTGAAACTAAGTCGGGAGACCACTCAAAATCGTAGAAAGGCGGCGGCTATTCGGATTTTAGCATTCAACAAAAAAACGTCGAAATCCGGCTTGTAG
- a CDS encoding serine hydrolase domain-containing protein produces the protein MRIFLFLIWIGWILSCASTGREGEVILGNSPRFLAPKQLNRTPFEGFPIALPEDVGLDSTPLLRLSKSIREEELEVRSLLIVKDGKLVMERYAGGVTRNHNHSVYSVTKTVTSTLLGILNFEGILKTVNEPVMNSLLSLGNLPFPLLEGKESLRLRDVLQMASGMRWSEFQEREDIRTAEDPLVIALLPEVKDKPGTKFDYSNGDSQLAAAVLENKAGMTLLHFAENTLFSWLDFKGYEWYTSPSGRQTAGFGLRLRPIDMVKFGILYLNNGNYQRKKILKLDWIKQAIKPGASQNYGYQLWTHQFEGKKTFMANGKGGQFVYVIPHRRMVIVTTSAIWDKPIHFLLDKILASVKESLDSKQKKKNPEKEAEFLKEIHEASLTVGNPAFWKDLNEPHLIYHKK, from the coding sequence ATGAGAATTTTCCTTTTTCTGATCTGGATCGGATGGATCCTTTCCTGTGCCTCCACCGGACGCGAGGGAGAAGTAATATTAGGAAACTCCCCTCGTTTTTTAGCGCCGAAACAACTTAATAGAACTCCTTTCGAGGGTTTTCCGATCGCCTTACCGGAAGATGTCGGCTTGGATTCAACTCCCCTACTTCGTTTATCAAAATCCATTCGTGAAGAAGAACTCGAAGTCCGTTCTCTTCTGATTGTAAAAGACGGAAAATTGGTTATGGAACGTTATGCGGGAGGTGTTACCCGCAATCACAATCACAGCGTTTATTCGGTTACAAAAACCGTTACATCCACTCTACTCGGAATTTTAAATTTCGAAGGAATTCTAAAAACAGTAAACGAGCCGGTGATGAATTCTCTTCTTTCCCTTGGAAACCTACCTTTTCCTTTGCTCGAAGGCAAAGAGTCTCTTCGGCTCAGAGACGTTCTTCAGATGGCATCCGGAATGCGCTGGTCAGAATTTCAGGAACGAGAAGATATTAGGACCGCAGAAGATCCTCTCGTAATCGCATTATTACCCGAAGTGAAGGACAAACCGGGAACTAAATTCGACTACAGCAACGGAGATTCCCAACTTGCCGCCGCGGTTTTGGAAAACAAAGCAGGTATGACACTGCTCCATTTTGCGGAAAATACTTTATTCTCTTGGCTTGATTTTAAAGGTTATGAATGGTACACATCTCCTTCGGGAAGACAAACCGCCGGTTTCGGTCTAAGACTGAGGCCGATCGATATGGTAAAATTCGGAATCCTGTACTTAAACAATGGAAATTATCAACGTAAGAAAATCCTCAAACTTGATTGGATCAAACAAGCGATCAAACCAGGAGCCTCACAAAACTACGGTTATCAATTGTGGACGCACCAATTCGAAGGGAAAAAAACGTTTATGGCAAACGGAAAAGGAGGTCAGTTCGTGTATGTAATCCCTCATAGAAGAATGGTGATCGTGACCACCTCCGCAATTTGGGACAAGCCGATTCATTTTCTTTTGGACAAAATTCTTGCAAGTGTAAAGGAATCTTTGGATTCGAAGCAAAAGAAAAAAAATCCGGAAAAAGAAGCCGAGTTTTTAAAGGAAATTCACGAAGCATCGCTCACGGTCGGAAATCCTGCATTTTGGAAGGACCTAAATGAACCTCATCTAATTTATCATAAAAAATGA
- a CDS encoding LIC_10730 family protein, giving the protein MDSKLILRFFLICFFCISILTIDCLIRVDWDNPNQKNVKKVPSPDAFPTGEDANLTQVERARLTKERKRTEFSPEGFELVHDQESKFSYEYACTQLLAKCQTNCMEEWYPFTSIFLPIIGYRSAKQRQCMDRCNQFCKLPSRILSGETSTAPTSPGPQSH; this is encoded by the coding sequence ATGGATTCAAAACTCATTTTACGTTTTTTTTTAATATGTTTTTTTTGCATTTCGATTTTAACCATAGATTGTTTGATTCGAGTTGATTGGGATAATCCGAATCAAAAAAATGTGAAAAAAGTTCCATCTCCCGATGCCTTTCCCACGGGGGAAGATGCTAATCTTACACAAGTGGAACGAGCACGGCTTACCAAGGAAAGAAAGCGGACCGAATTTTCTCCGGAAGGTTTTGAACTCGTTCATGATCAAGAATCCAAATTTTCTTACGAGTATGCTTGTACTCAACTACTTGCCAAGTGTCAGACAAATTGTATGGAAGAATGGTATCCTTTTACCTCTATCTTCTTGCCAATTATAGGCTATAGAAGCGCAAAACAACGGCAATGTATGGATCGATGTAATCAATTCTGTAAACTTCCCAGTCGGATTCTTTCCGGCGAAACGAGTACAGCTCCTACAAGTCCCGGACCGCAATCTCATTAA